From Camelina sativa cultivar DH55 chromosome 7, Cs, whole genome shotgun sequence, one genomic window encodes:
- the LOC104704976 gene encoding growth-regulating factor 1-like, with protein sequence MDLGVRVSSHETGSSPGQTELGSGFINNNKQERSGFDGEDCWRSSKLSRTSTDDGFSSSTSTAAKTLSFHQGIPLLRSTTIDPRRGQEHMLSFSSASDKSDVSPYLQYCRNSGYGLGGMMNTSSMHGNLLTGVKGPFSLTQWAELEQQALIYKYITANVPVPSSLLLSLKKSFFPYGSLPPNSFGWGSFHLGFSGGNMDPEPGRCRRTDGKKWRCSRDAVPDQKYCERHINRGRHRSRKPVEGQNGHNTNAAAASAAASTAAAVSKAAGTSGVAMRGLDNNNNSLAAAVRTHHHANNNQSTDSLATRVQNSRAASVFPTAMNLQPKDPHPKQTNNNPFEFGLISSDSLLNPSHKQASYGNSSKGFGSYLDFSNQAKHSGNHNNDDSWPEELKSDWTQLSMSIPMAPSSPVQDKLPLSPLKLSREFDLGLGVNTEFLEPGKKANNWIPISWGNNNSMGGPLGERWIDKPGLKEAVLDGWGSDDISVERSILIKDLQEKIDETYGDDQASSETLLNLKWQLCETYREEEAYWYQKNREIWLAYGDKNTKFFHASTKQRRARNKNTGILNQLGVWVDTEQGIEKVAVEYFSNIFSSSNVSDPTVAIKDVPTLVTPAMNEHLTK encoded by the exons ATGGATCTTGGAGTTCGTGTTTCGAGTCATGAAACCGGGTCTTCTCCGGGCCAAACAGAACTCGGATCTGgtttcatcaacaacaacaagcaagaaagATCCGGTTTCGATGGTGAAGATTGCTGGAGAAGttcaaagctctcaagaacaTCAACTGATGatggcttctcttcttcaacctctacCGCAGCTAAAACGCTGTCGTTTCATCAAGGCATCCCTCTACTGAGATCTACCACTATTGATCCTCGTAGGGGACAAGAACATATGCTTAGCTTCTCTTCTGCTTCTGACAAATCAGATGTCTCGCCTTATCTTCAGTACTGTAGAAACTCAG GATATGGTTTAGGAGGGATGATGAACACAAGCAGCATGCATGGAAACTTGTTGACAGGAGTAAAAGGTCCTTTTTCACTGACTCAATGGGCTGAGCTAGAGCAACAGGCGTTGATCTATAAGTATATCACAGCCAATGTCCCTGTGCCATCTAGTTTACTCCTTTCTCTCAAGAAATCTTTTTTCCCTTATGGATCTTTGCCTCCTAATTCTT TTGGATGGGGCTCTTTTCATCTGGGCTTTTCCGGTGGTAACATGGATCCCGAGCCAGGGAGATGTCGCCGGACAGATGGAAAGAAATGGCGGTGCTCGAGGGATGCTGTTCCCGATCAAAAGTACTGTGAACGACATATTAACAGAGGCCGCCATCGTTCAAGAAAGCCTGTGGAAGGCCAAAATGGCCACAATACTAATGCTGCCGCCGCTTCTGCCGCTGCTTCTACCGCTGCTGCAGTGTCCAAAGCAGCGGGGACTTCGGGTGTTGCTATGCGTGGAttagataacaacaacaatagccTTGCAGCTGCTGTTAGAACTCATCATCATGCCAATAACAATCAATCTACAGATTCTTTGGCTACCAG GGTTCAAAATTCTCGTGCGGCTTCGGTTTTTCCTACCGCCATGAACTTACAACCGAAGGATCCTCATCCGaaacaaaccaataataatccttTTGAATTCGGACTTATCTCCTCTGACTCGTTACTAAACCCTTCGCACAAGCAAGCCTCCTATGGGAACTCCTCAAAAGGCTTTGGATCGTATCTTGACTTCAGCAACCAAGCGAAGCATTCGGGAAATCACAACAATGATGATTCTTGGCCTGAAGAGCTGAAATCAGATTGGACTCAGCTCTCAATGTCAATCCCCATGGCTCCATCTTCCCCTGTTCAAGATAAACTACCACTCTCGCCTTTAAAGTTATCGCGTGAGTTTGACCTGGGATTAGGCGTGAACACCGAGTTTCTTGAGCCTGGGAAGAAGGCGAATAACTGGATACCAATCTCCTGGGGTAACAATAACTCCATGGGAGGTCCTCTTGGTGAG AGGTGGATTGATAAGCCAGGTCTCAAAGAGGCGGTGTTGGACGGATGGGGAAGTGATGATATTTCCGTCGAACGATCCATC CTGATTAAAGACCTCCAAGAAAAGATTGACGAGACCTACGGAGATGATCAAGCATCGTCGGAAACTCTCCTCAACCTAAAATGGCAGCTCTGTGAGACCTATAGGGAAGAGGAAGCATACTGGtaccaaaaaaacagagaaatttgGCTTGCATATggagataaaaatacaaaattcttcCACGCTTCCACAAAACAAAGGAGGGCAAGGAACAAGAACACTGGAATCCTTAATCAGCTTGGAGTATGGGTTGATACAGAACAAGGAATAGAAAAAGTAGCAGTGGAGTACTTCAGCAACATCTTCTCATCCTCGAATGTGAGCGATCCTACAGTGGCCATTAAGGATGTTCCTACTTTGGTCACACCTGCTATGAACGAGCATCTCACgaaataa
- the LOC104702819 gene encoding squalene epoxidase 2, mitochondrial-like isoform X1: MKSVEIKTLPLFRPLRSSLPCTNLRLSLRFSLFNRRSTTGATYIRRGKATTTEEERHKRATVRKTVTATIVLDPFILGTFVASLFAFAFLYVLRQSSSSKKNRRVLVSPNDAVSRKDDSGSGTDVIIVGAGVAGAALAHTLAKEGRRVHVIERDLSEQDRIVGELLQPGGYLKLIELGLEDCVKNIDAQRLVGYALFKDGKHTKLSYPLETFDSDVAGRGFHNGRFVQRIREKAASLPNVRLEQGIVTSLLVENGTTIKGVQYRTKKGDELRSYAPLTIVCDGCFSKLRRSLCKPKVDVPSVFVGLVLENCELPFENHGHVVLGDPSLILMYPISSSEVRCLVDVPGQKLPPIANGKMAKYLKTYVAPQVPTEVREAFIAAVEKGNIRTMPNRSMPADPVHTPGALLLGDAFNMRHPLTGGGMTVALADIVVLRDLLRPIRNLNDKEAVSKYMESFYTLRKPVASTINTLAEALYKVFLASSNEAKTELREACFDYLTLGGVCSSGPVALLSGLNPSPLSLVLHFFAVAIYAVGRLMLPCPTIKSVRLGARIILSASGIIIPIIKSEGVRQVFFPRTIAAIYRTPPQ; the protein is encoded by the exons ATGAAATCAGTCGAAATCAAAACCCTTCCACTGTTTCGTCCTCTCAGATCTTCGCTTCCCTGCACAAATCTTCGTCTCTCCCTTCGATTCTCACTCTTTAATCGCCGATCCACCACCGGAGCCACCTACATTCGCCGCGGGAAAGCGACGACGACGGAGGAGGAGAGACACAAACGCGCCACCGTGAGAAAGACAGTGACGGCGACTATTGTGTTGGATCCATTCATTTTAGGAACATTCGTAGCTTCTCTATTCGCGTTTGCATTTCTCTACGTTTTGCGtcagagtagtagtagtaagaAGAATCGTAGAGTCCTCGTTTCCCCTAACGACGCCGTATCGAGGAAGGATGACTCCGGCTCTGGCACCGATGTGATCATCGTCGGAGCAGGTGTTGCTGGTGCTGCTCTTGCTCATACTCTCGCCAAG GAAGGACGAAGAGTTCATGTCATTGAAAGAGACTTGTCTGAACAAGACAGAATCGTCGGTGAATTGCTTCAACCTGGTGGTTACTTGAAGTTAATCGAACTTGGACTTGAGG ATTGTGTGAAGAACATTGATGCTCAACGACTTGTTGGTTATGCTCTCTTCAAAGATGGGAAgcatactaaactttcttaccCCTTGGAAACGTTTGATTCGGATGTAGCAGGGAGAGGTTTCCACAATGGGAGATTTGTGCAGAGAATTCGAGAAAAAGCTGCTTCTCTTCCAAA TGTACGTTTGGAACAAGGAATAGTCACGTCGTTGCTTGTAGAAAACGGGACGACAATCAAAGGTGTTCAATACAGAACAAAGAAGGGAGATGAGCTTAGATCATATGCTCCTCTCACAATTGTATGTGATGGTTGTTTCTCCAAATTGCGTCGCTCTCTTTGCAAACCTAAGGTGGATGTGCCATCTGTTTTTGTGGGTCTTGTCTTGGAGAATTGTGAACTTCCATTTGAAAATCATGGCCATGTTGTTCTAGGTGACCCATCACTTATTTTAATGTATCCCATAAGCAGCTCAGAAGTCCGCTGCTTAGTCGATGTACCGGGTCAAAAACTTCCTCCTATTGCAAATGGTAAAATGGCTAAGTATCTGAAAACATATGTTGCACCTCAGGTACCAACCGAGGTCCGTGAAGCATTCATCGCCGCGGTTGAGAAAGGTAATATCAGAACTATGCCAAACCGTAGCATGCCAGCTGATCCGGTTCATACTCCTGGAGCTCTTCTTTTGGGTGATGCTTTCAACATGAGACATCCTTTAACCGGTGGTGGGATGACTGTTGCATTGGCAGATATTGTTGTACTCCGTGATCTTCTGAGGCCAATTCGTAACCTTAATGACAAAGAAGCAGTGTCTAAGTATATGGAATCCTTTTACACACTGCGCAAA CCTGTAGCGTCCACCATTAATACATTGGCGGAGGCGTTGTACAAGGTCTTTTTAGCATCTTCAAATGAAGCAAAAACAGAATTGCGTGAAGCTTGTTTCGACTATCTTACTCTTGGAGGTGTTTGCTCATCTGGTCCAGTTGCATTGCTCTCTGGTTTAAACCCTAGTCCACTGAGTCTAGTTCTTCACTTTTTTGCTGTGGCGATATATGCTGTTGGTCGCCTAATGCTACCATGTCCTACGATTAAAAGCGTTCGGCTTGGAGCTAGGATCATCTTG AGTGCTTCAGGCATCATCATTCCCATAATTAAATCAGAGGGAGTTAGGCAAGTGTTCTTCCCTCGTACTATCGCTGCCATATACCGCACTCCTCCTCAATGA
- the LOC104702820 gene encoding basic leucine zipper 43-like — MMSTLPAFSFTEPGLVNQISDFQTGFTPWELDCCADLFLSTIHQEPAVPSPCTGESETGSVKINTGFNGFDESCIGSIKTNSGSDDSDIFHGVPSPQSDELNSDNTRTRINATDHNRMKLNRPVLQVSEDRKRKRMESNRESAKRSRMRKQRHIENLKDEANRLGLENRELGNRLRIVLYNIGLISTDNDRLMSEQEILRRRFLEMRQILILRQLQQNPSLIINHHQMI, encoded by the coding sequence ATGATGTCTACTCTACCGGCTTTTTCCTTTACTGAACCGGGTTTGGTTAACCAAATATCTGATTTCCAGACCGGATTCACTCCTTGGGAATTAGACTGCTGTGCCGATCTCTTCTTGTCTACTATCCATCAGGAACCGGCCGTGCCGAGTCCATGTACTGGTGAATCCGAAACCGGTTCCGTCAAGATTAACACCGGTTTTAACGGTTTCGACGAATCTTGTATCGGTTCTATCAAAACGAACTCCGGTTCTGATGATTCCGACATTTTCCACGGCGTACCGAGTCCTCAATCCGATGAATTGAACTCTGATAACACGAGAACCCGGATTAACGCCACGGACCATAACCGGATGAAATTGAACCGTCCGGTTTTGCAGGTGAGTGAAGACCGTAAACGGAAGCGTATGGAATCAAACCGTGAATCAGCGAAGCGGTCGAGGATGCGTAAACAGAGACACATTGAGAATTTAAAAGACGAAGCAAACCGGCTCGGTTTAGAAAACAGGGAACTCGGGAACCGGCTCCGGATCGTTTTGTACAACATCGGACTGATAAGTACGGACAACGATCGGCTTATGTCGGAGCAAGAGATTCTAAGACGAAGATTCTTGGAGATGAGGCAGATTTTGATTCTCAGACAGCTTCAGCAGAATCCATCATtgatcatcaatcatcatcaaatgatttaa
- the LOC104702819 gene encoding squalene epoxidase 2, mitochondrial-like isoform X4, translating to MKSVEIKTLPLFRPLRSSLPCTNLRLSLRFSLFNRRSTTGATYIRRGKATTTEEERHKRATVRKTVTATIVLDPFILGTFVASLFAFAFLYVLRQSSSSKKNRRVLVSPNDAVSRKDDSGSGTDVIIVGAGVAGAALAHTLAKEGRRVHVIERDLSEQDRIVGELLQPGGYLKLIELGLEDCVKNIDAQRLVGYALFKDGKHTKLSYPLETFDSDVAGRGFHNGRFVQRIREKAASLPNVRLEQGIVTSLLVENGTTIKGVQYRTKKGDELRSYAPLTIVCDGCFSKLRRSLCKPKVPTEVREAFIAAVEKDIVVLRDLLRPIRNLNDKEAVSKYMESFYTLRKPVASTINTLAEALYKVFLASSNEAKTELREACFDYLTLGGVCSSGPVALLSGLNPSPLSLVLHFFAVAIYAVGRLMLPCPTIKSVRLGARIILSASGIIIPIIKSEGVRQVFFPRTIAAIYRTPPQ from the exons ATGAAATCAGTCGAAATCAAAACCCTTCCACTGTTTCGTCCTCTCAGATCTTCGCTTCCCTGCACAAATCTTCGTCTCTCCCTTCGATTCTCACTCTTTAATCGCCGATCCACCACCGGAGCCACCTACATTCGCCGCGGGAAAGCGACGACGACGGAGGAGGAGAGACACAAACGCGCCACCGTGAGAAAGACAGTGACGGCGACTATTGTGTTGGATCCATTCATTTTAGGAACATTCGTAGCTTCTCTATTCGCGTTTGCATTTCTCTACGTTTTGCGtcagagtagtagtagtaagaAGAATCGTAGAGTCCTCGTTTCCCCTAACGACGCCGTATCGAGGAAGGATGACTCCGGCTCTGGCACCGATGTGATCATCGTCGGAGCAGGTGTTGCTGGTGCTGCTCTTGCTCATACTCTCGCCAAG GAAGGACGAAGAGTTCATGTCATTGAAAGAGACTTGTCTGAACAAGACAGAATCGTCGGTGAATTGCTTCAACCTGGTGGTTACTTGAAGTTAATCGAACTTGGACTTGAGG ATTGTGTGAAGAACATTGATGCTCAACGACTTGTTGGTTATGCTCTCTTCAAAGATGGGAAgcatactaaactttcttaccCCTTGGAAACGTTTGATTCGGATGTAGCAGGGAGAGGTTTCCACAATGGGAGATTTGTGCAGAGAATTCGAGAAAAAGCTGCTTCTCTTCCAAA TGTACGTTTGGAACAAGGAATAGTCACGTCGTTGCTTGTAGAAAACGGGACGACAATCAAAGGTGTTCAATACAGAACAAAGAAGGGAGATGAGCTTAGATCATATGCTCCTCTCACAATTGTATGTGATGGTTGTTTCTCCAAATTGCGTCGCTCTCTTTGCAAACCTAAG GTACCAACCGAGGTCCGTGAAGCATTCATCGCCGCGGTTGAGAAAG ATATTGTTGTACTCCGTGATCTTCTGAGGCCAATTCGTAACCTTAATGACAAAGAAGCAGTGTCTAAGTATATGGAATCCTTTTACACACTGCGCAAA CCTGTAGCGTCCACCATTAATACATTGGCGGAGGCGTTGTACAAGGTCTTTTTAGCATCTTCAAATGAAGCAAAAACAGAATTGCGTGAAGCTTGTTTCGACTATCTTACTCTTGGAGGTGTTTGCTCATCTGGTCCAGTTGCATTGCTCTCTGGTTTAAACCCTAGTCCACTGAGTCTAGTTCTTCACTTTTTTGCTGTGGCGATATATGCTGTTGGTCGCCTAATGCTACCATGTCCTACGATTAAAAGCGTTCGGCTTGGAGCTAGGATCATCTTG AGTGCTTCAGGCATCATCATTCCCATAATTAAATCAGAGGGAGTTAGGCAAGTGTTCTTCCCTCGTACTATCGCTGCCATATACCGCACTCCTCCTCAATGA
- the LOC104702819 gene encoding squalene epoxidase 2, mitochondrial-like isoform X3, with translation MKSVEIKTLPLFRPLRSSLPCTNLRLSLRFSLFNRRSTTGATYIRRGKATTTEEERHKRATVRKTVTATIVLDPFILGTFVASLFAFAFLYVLRQSSSSKKNRRVLVSPNDAVSRKDDSGSGTDVIIVGAGVAGAALAHTLAKEGRRVHVIERDLSEQDRIVGELLQPGGYLKLIELGLEDCVKNIDAQRLVGYALFKDGKHTKLSYPLETFDSDVAGRGFHNGRFVQRIREKAASLPNVRLEQGIVTSLLVENGTTIKGVQYRTKKGDELRSYAPLTIVCDGCFSKLRRSLCKPKVPTEVREAFIAAVEKGNIRTMPNRSMPADPVHTPGALLLGDAFNMRHPLTGGGMTVALADIVVLRDLLRPIRNLNDKEAVSKYMESFYTLRKPVASTINTLAEALYKVFLASSNEAKTELREACFDYLTLGGVCSSGPVALLSGLNPSPLSLVLHFFAVAIYAVGRLMLPCPTIKSVRLGARIILSASGIIIPIIKSEGVRQVFFPRTIAAIYRTPPQ, from the exons ATGAAATCAGTCGAAATCAAAACCCTTCCACTGTTTCGTCCTCTCAGATCTTCGCTTCCCTGCACAAATCTTCGTCTCTCCCTTCGATTCTCACTCTTTAATCGCCGATCCACCACCGGAGCCACCTACATTCGCCGCGGGAAAGCGACGACGACGGAGGAGGAGAGACACAAACGCGCCACCGTGAGAAAGACAGTGACGGCGACTATTGTGTTGGATCCATTCATTTTAGGAACATTCGTAGCTTCTCTATTCGCGTTTGCATTTCTCTACGTTTTGCGtcagagtagtagtagtaagaAGAATCGTAGAGTCCTCGTTTCCCCTAACGACGCCGTATCGAGGAAGGATGACTCCGGCTCTGGCACCGATGTGATCATCGTCGGAGCAGGTGTTGCTGGTGCTGCTCTTGCTCATACTCTCGCCAAG GAAGGACGAAGAGTTCATGTCATTGAAAGAGACTTGTCTGAACAAGACAGAATCGTCGGTGAATTGCTTCAACCTGGTGGTTACTTGAAGTTAATCGAACTTGGACTTGAGG ATTGTGTGAAGAACATTGATGCTCAACGACTTGTTGGTTATGCTCTCTTCAAAGATGGGAAgcatactaaactttcttaccCCTTGGAAACGTTTGATTCGGATGTAGCAGGGAGAGGTTTCCACAATGGGAGATTTGTGCAGAGAATTCGAGAAAAAGCTGCTTCTCTTCCAAA TGTACGTTTGGAACAAGGAATAGTCACGTCGTTGCTTGTAGAAAACGGGACGACAATCAAAGGTGTTCAATACAGAACAAAGAAGGGAGATGAGCTTAGATCATATGCTCCTCTCACAATTGTATGTGATGGTTGTTTCTCCAAATTGCGTCGCTCTCTTTGCAAACCTAAG GTACCAACCGAGGTCCGTGAAGCATTCATCGCCGCGGTTGAGAAAGGTAATATCAGAACTATGCCAAACCGTAGCATGCCAGCTGATCCGGTTCATACTCCTGGAGCTCTTCTTTTGGGTGATGCTTTCAACATGAGACATCCTTTAACCGGTGGTGGGATGACTGTTGCATTGGCAGATATTGTTGTACTCCGTGATCTTCTGAGGCCAATTCGTAACCTTAATGACAAAGAAGCAGTGTCTAAGTATATGGAATCCTTTTACACACTGCGCAAA CCTGTAGCGTCCACCATTAATACATTGGCGGAGGCGTTGTACAAGGTCTTTTTAGCATCTTCAAATGAAGCAAAAACAGAATTGCGTGAAGCTTGTTTCGACTATCTTACTCTTGGAGGTGTTTGCTCATCTGGTCCAGTTGCATTGCTCTCTGGTTTAAACCCTAGTCCACTGAGTCTAGTTCTTCACTTTTTTGCTGTGGCGATATATGCTGTTGGTCGCCTAATGCTACCATGTCCTACGATTAAAAGCGTTCGGCTTGGAGCTAGGATCATCTTG AGTGCTTCAGGCATCATCATTCCCATAATTAAATCAGAGGGAGTTAGGCAAGTGTTCTTCCCTCGTACTATCGCTGCCATATACCGCACTCCTCCTCAATGA
- the LOC104702819 gene encoding squalene epoxidase 2, mitochondrial-like isoform X2, translating into MKSVEIKTLPLFRPLRSSLPCTNLRLSLRFSLFNRRSTTGATYIRRGKATTTEEERHKRATVRKTVTATIVLDPFILGTFVASLFAFAFLYVLRQSSSSKKNRRVLVSPNDAVSRKDDSGSGTDVIIVGAGVAGAALAHTLAKEGRRVHVIERDLSEQDRIVGELLQPGGYLKLIELGLEDCVKNIDAQRLVGYALFKDGKHTKLSYPLETFDSDVAGRGFHNGRFVQRIREKAASLPNVRLEQGIVTSLLVENGTTIKGVQYRTKKGDELRSYAPLTIVCDGCFSKLRRSLCKPKVDVPSVFVGLVLENCELPFENHGHVVLGDPSLILMYPISSSEVRCLVDVPGQKLPPIANGKMAKYLKTYVAPQVPTEVREAFIAAVEKDIVVLRDLLRPIRNLNDKEAVSKYMESFYTLRKPVASTINTLAEALYKVFLASSNEAKTELREACFDYLTLGGVCSSGPVALLSGLNPSPLSLVLHFFAVAIYAVGRLMLPCPTIKSVRLGARIILSASGIIIPIIKSEGVRQVFFPRTIAAIYRTPPQ; encoded by the exons ATGAAATCAGTCGAAATCAAAACCCTTCCACTGTTTCGTCCTCTCAGATCTTCGCTTCCCTGCACAAATCTTCGTCTCTCCCTTCGATTCTCACTCTTTAATCGCCGATCCACCACCGGAGCCACCTACATTCGCCGCGGGAAAGCGACGACGACGGAGGAGGAGAGACACAAACGCGCCACCGTGAGAAAGACAGTGACGGCGACTATTGTGTTGGATCCATTCATTTTAGGAACATTCGTAGCTTCTCTATTCGCGTTTGCATTTCTCTACGTTTTGCGtcagagtagtagtagtaagaAGAATCGTAGAGTCCTCGTTTCCCCTAACGACGCCGTATCGAGGAAGGATGACTCCGGCTCTGGCACCGATGTGATCATCGTCGGAGCAGGTGTTGCTGGTGCTGCTCTTGCTCATACTCTCGCCAAG GAAGGACGAAGAGTTCATGTCATTGAAAGAGACTTGTCTGAACAAGACAGAATCGTCGGTGAATTGCTTCAACCTGGTGGTTACTTGAAGTTAATCGAACTTGGACTTGAGG ATTGTGTGAAGAACATTGATGCTCAACGACTTGTTGGTTATGCTCTCTTCAAAGATGGGAAgcatactaaactttcttaccCCTTGGAAACGTTTGATTCGGATGTAGCAGGGAGAGGTTTCCACAATGGGAGATTTGTGCAGAGAATTCGAGAAAAAGCTGCTTCTCTTCCAAA TGTACGTTTGGAACAAGGAATAGTCACGTCGTTGCTTGTAGAAAACGGGACGACAATCAAAGGTGTTCAATACAGAACAAAGAAGGGAGATGAGCTTAGATCATATGCTCCTCTCACAATTGTATGTGATGGTTGTTTCTCCAAATTGCGTCGCTCTCTTTGCAAACCTAAGGTGGATGTGCCATCTGTTTTTGTGGGTCTTGTCTTGGAGAATTGTGAACTTCCATTTGAAAATCATGGCCATGTTGTTCTAGGTGACCCATCACTTATTTTAATGTATCCCATAAGCAGCTCAGAAGTCCGCTGCTTAGTCGATGTACCGGGTCAAAAACTTCCTCCTATTGCAAATGGTAAAATGGCTAAGTATCTGAAAACATATGTTGCACCTCAGGTACCAACCGAGGTCCGTGAAGCATTCATCGCCGCGGTTGAGAAAG ATATTGTTGTACTCCGTGATCTTCTGAGGCCAATTCGTAACCTTAATGACAAAGAAGCAGTGTCTAAGTATATGGAATCCTTTTACACACTGCGCAAA CCTGTAGCGTCCACCATTAATACATTGGCGGAGGCGTTGTACAAGGTCTTTTTAGCATCTTCAAATGAAGCAAAAACAGAATTGCGTGAAGCTTGTTTCGACTATCTTACTCTTGGAGGTGTTTGCTCATCTGGTCCAGTTGCATTGCTCTCTGGTTTAAACCCTAGTCCACTGAGTCTAGTTCTTCACTTTTTTGCTGTGGCGATATATGCTGTTGGTCGCCTAATGCTACCATGTCCTACGATTAAAAGCGTTCGGCTTGGAGCTAGGATCATCTTG AGTGCTTCAGGCATCATCATTCCCATAATTAAATCAGAGGGAGTTAGGCAAGTGTTCTTCCCTCGTACTATCGCTGCCATATACCGCACTCCTCCTCAATGA